One stretch of Zingiber officinale cultivar Zhangliang chromosome 6B, Zo_v1.1, whole genome shotgun sequence DNA includes these proteins:
- the LOC121992337 gene encoding uncharacterized protein LOC121992337 yields MGAIKGVLLLLMFFAASVPQVFGLPVTAPAFMWSPDHYGSLTYDKKELVVYQTITPKDLTGLVLSEGGWSDLVCSQGDVDENIDVAILFIGRKLQSSDISSDNVEDPSLIEVLKLAFTTSNISMAFPYVAIDEQETLEDSLVKGLTENCGHRSGVNRIACLNTCSINGGNIAKLEGLHSLNGFFDSRKSGKTDLIVICHGSSEESDNIRSEGEVLLDIVNLLKQFAAKYTFLYASRPHRIKYPAHLAVRYLEEDAGNSSTNSTCDGVCQLKSSLLEGIFVAIVLLIILISGLCCMAGIDTPTRFETPQES; encoded by the exons ATGGGGGCAATTAAGGGTGTCCTGCTGCTGCTGATGTTTTTCGCAGCTTCGGTTCCGCAGGTGTTTGGCCTCCCTGTCACGGCGCCTGCCTTTATGTGGTCGCCCGATCATTACGG ATCATTAACTTATGACAAGAAAGAACTTGTTGTCTACCAAACAATCACCCCAAAGGATTTAACTGGATTGGTTTTGTCAGAAGGAGGTTGGTCAGACTTAGTG TGTTCTCAAGGAGATGTAGATGAGAATATTGATGTAGCTATCCTTTTCATTGGAAGAAAG TTGCAATCATCAGATATCTCCAGTGACAATGTAGAAGACCCTTCTTTGATAGAAGTGCTGAAG CTGGCATTCACCACGTCAAATATCTCTATGGCATTTCCATATGTTGCAATTGATGAACAGGAGACATTGGAAGACTCTTTGGTAAAAGGTTTGACAGAGAATTGTGGACACAGATCAGGAGTGAATCGTATTGCCTGCTTGAACACTTGTTCCATTAATGGAGGAAACATTGCAAAACTTGAAGGCTTGCATTCACTTAAT GGCTTTTTTGATTCAAGAAAGAGTGGGAAGACCGACTTGATTGTTATTTGTCATGGAAGTTCCGAAGAGTCAGATAACATTCGCTCTGAAG GGGAGGTTCTGTTGGACATAGTTAATTTACTAAAGCAGTTTGCTGCCAAGTACACATTTCTTTATGCTTCCAGACCTCACCGGATTAAGTATCCTGCTCATTTGGCAGTGCGGTATCTTGAAGAAGATGCTGGCAATTCATCTACAAACTCAACTTGTGATGGAGTTTGCCAATTGAAGTCATCACTCCTCGAAGGAATATTTGTT GCAATTGTTCTACTTATAATATTGATATCAGGTCTATGCTGCATGGCTGGAATTGACACACCCACAAGGTTTGAGACTCCCCAAGAATCTTGA